DNA sequence from the Methanolobus sp. ZRKC5 genome:
AACAATATATCTTTTACAGAATTATTTTTGCACAATATCCTACATTCTTTAGTATCGACATTGTTTATTTCATCCCATGACGAAGATTGGTTTGAACACCAGGATTCAAAGATTGTTTTTCTACGTTCCTGATTGGGATGCACAAACTCCCACCATTGATCCATTTCCGGTACATCTTCAAGAGTGTAACCGAAAGTTTCCGTGAATTTCCTGTTAAAATAAATTGGGCTAAAATTAGAATCCAACAAAGCAACAGATATAGGAGATAATTCTACCACTCTTTTGAAAAGGAGATCACTTTCTTCAAGTTCTTTCCGGGAGATTTTTTGTTGGGGAATTTCTTCACCTGAAATAATAATACCCTTAAAAAGACCATCATTTGTAAGTGAAACGGCATTCCAAAGAACAGAAATTTTTGTGCCATCTGTTTTCAGAAGGGGAATTTCAAGATCCCCGACAGAAGTTATTTCGCCAGAAATGAATTTATCCCATATAGAACGAGATTCAGATTTAAATTCATGAGGTACCAGTACGTCAAACCATTGCGTCCCTGAAATCTCTTTTTCTTTATAGCCGGTCAATTCAAGAATTCTTTTGTTAACAAATGAAACACTACATTTCGTATCCAAAAAAAGAATTACCATTGGCATTATATCCATTGTTTCATTGGATATTTTATTTTCATTTACCAGATGGTTAATTTCTGCTCTATTGGACATAGGCATCAGGGATTGCTCCTAACACTACTTTTTGCATGTTCTTTGTTCTTATCCTGAACCTTCATATTCATATTACCAGCACGACCATTCTTAGAAAACAGGGAATTATTGTATATACAACTGTATTTCAACACATCTAATAAATAATTTTCTAGCTAGAGATTATTAGAGGACACTCCAAAAAATAGAAGTAAATATTATGTAACTATTCAGCCTGACTGTTTTAATGATGCAAAAAACAATATACTATGGCTTCATTTTATGTGTTAAAAAATATTCAGTAAAATATCATAAAAAACGTCTATCAATCTGAGGGGATTTGTATAGACCGCGAAGAAATACTTGCAGTTTATGAAGCTGGTCCAGAAGCAGTAGTAGAACTTGTAACTCGATTACTTGGGATAATTGAACATCAATCTCTCCAAATTGCACAACTTGAAGAGCGTGTCAGGCATTTGGAAGAAATGCTTGAAAAGAATAGTCGCAACAGTAGCAAACCACCTTCTACTGATTCTTATGCACGGAATAAACCAACCGTTAAAAGTCAAAGAAAAAAGACCAATAAGCATGTAGGTGGTCAAAACGGTCATCCTGGTACTACATTAAGAATAAATGATGATCCGGATGAAGTTATTGTTCATCCTGTTAATCAATGCGTCAATTGTGGGAGATCGTTAGCTTCTGTTCCCTCTGACTATGAAAGAAGACAGGTCTTTGACATTCCTCCTATAACTATCAATTGCATTGAACATCGTTGCGAGATTAAAACATGTCCCAAATGTTCTCATGTAAACAAAGCTCTTTTTCCAGATGGTGTAACTCAGCCGACTCAATACGGTCATCGAGTTAAGTCATTTGCAGTTTATTTGCACACTTACCAATTACTTCCTTATCAGCGTGTTACCAAGTTGTTCTCTGATATTTTGGGATGCAAGATAAGTCCTGCTACTTTGGTGAACACGGAACGTAGTTGTTTTGAGAAGCTTGGAGCTTTTGAAAATACAGTGAAACATCTCCTGAAAGAATCTCCTGTCATCAATCTGGATGAAACAGGAATGAGAATAAATGCAGTTCGTAATTGGCTTCATGTGGCAGGTACAGACAAACTGACCTATTATTTTGCACATCGCAAAAGGGGCTCAGAAGCAATGGATGCTATGGGCATATTACCAGGTTACACTGGTGTTGCAACACATGATTTTTGGAAACCGTACAACAAATATGAATGTCAACATTCATTATGTAATGCACATTTATTACGAGAGTTAACTGGAGCTTCCGAAAACAGTGATCAACAGTGGCCAAAGATAATGAGTGATCTCTTGATATGCATTAAACATCATGTTGATAATGATCTTTTAGATACTGAGCTAATTCAAAGGTTCAGTGAGGATTATGATCACATAACTTGTTTAGGAGTGAATGAAAATCCTCCTGATCCGGAATCAAATGTGCGGTCTAAAAAACGAGGACGTAAGAAGCAGACCACGGTAAAGAATTTGCTGGATAGGTTTATTGGCCATAAAGAGGATATCTTGCGATTTATGTACGACCAAAACGTTCCGTTTGATAACAATCAGGCTGAAAGAGATATCAGAATGACGAAAGTACAGCAGAAGATATCAGGTACTTTCCGCAGTGAACAGGGTGCAAAAAATTTCTGCCGTATAAGAGGATACGTGTCTACTGTTAATAAGAATTCTGAATCTGTTATCGATGCAATTAGTGCAATATTTTATGGCAATTCATTTGTTCCAAAGTTGCAGAATTGATCGTGGATGAAGAAATCAGCTTGGTGGAAGTGAGCTAGGCTGAATAGTTACAATATTATAACTATAGTTTTTGCGATAAAGTTATATAGATGTGCAAACAAAGCTTATTTCGTCATGACGAAAGAAATCCTGATACATCAAATCATTGATGTATTACAGCAAGCAGGCTTCATTGTATCAAAAAGATGCAATATCCGACCACGGAGCTTTGACCTTGCAGCAAGGAAAAATGAAACTCTCATTTTTTATAAAGTACTATACAATATTGACGGACTAAATGAGGAAACTGCAAGAGAAATGAAAAGTCTCGCACGCTATCTGGGAGGAACTGCAGTACTTATTGGTGCAAAGACCCGGGACCAGATGCTTGAAGATAGCGTAGTGTATATGCGTTATGAGATTCCGGCCCTCAGCGTGCAAACCCTTTATGATTATTTTGTGGAAGAAGTACCTCCTCTTGTATCAGCAGCCCCTGGCGGACTTTATGTTTCGATAGATGGTGATGTACTCAAAGAAGCCCGTAAACGGACCGACATGTCACTCGGAGCCCTTGCCACTGAGCTTGGGGTTTCCAGAAGGACCATAAGCAAATACGAAGAAGGTGGCATGGATGCATCTATAGATATAGTCCTTCATCTTGAAGAACTACTGGACGTTGCCCTTGCAAAATCAATCGATATTCTTCGTGGTTTTGAGAAAAAGGCAAATGTTGAAGCTAAACAGGAAAAGGTGCCTGAGACACAACCAGATGATGGTATCCTGAACATGCTCTACGCTCTTGGTTACCAGGTCATGTCGACAAGCCAGGCACCCTTTAAAGCCATATCAAAAGATACATCCGACACACTACTGACAGGTATCAGCACTTATAGCAGTGCAATGATAAAACGGGCTGACCTTATGAGTAGTATATCCTGCGTAACAAGGACGAAATCAGTCTTTATCATAGATGGCCAGATGAAATCAGAAACAGTTGAGAACACAATTCTTATTGAGAAATGTGAGCTTGACAAACTATCCGGCACTGAGGAACTGGCAGAACTGATTGATGAAAGAACTAAAAAGCACAATATCAATATTTGATGTTTTGTTTCAGTGCCCACATTTAATCGTTTATCACATAGTTTCCAGTTGTTTTGAGTAAATCCAAAACGCTAATATACAGAAATCCCTTTTAAGACTAACAATGACCACCAACATCGCAGTACTTGTTTCAGGAAGAGGATCAAATCTTCAATCAATTATTGACAATATCGAAACGGGCTACATCAAAAACGCAAAGATATCCGTCGTAATTAGCGATGTTGGGGATGCCTATGCCCTTGAGCGTGCCCAGAAACATGGGATAACCGATGTTTTCATAGACCCTTCTGATTTCTCAAATAAGCAAGATTATGAAAAAGATATATTGGAAGTCCTGAAAGACAACGATGTTGACCTTATACTTCTTGCAGGATACATGCGCATAGTAGGAAAAAACCTCATTGCAGCATATCGAAACAGAATAATAAACATCCACCCTGCATTGCTCCCTTCTTTCAAAGGACTGCATGCACAGCAACAGGCTTTTGATTATGGCGTGAAAGTTAGCGGTTGCACAGTACATTTTGTTGATGAAGGAATGGATACAGGCCCTATAATCATCCAGAAATGTGTACCTGTCCTTGATACAGATACTGCTGATGACCTCGCAGCACGCATACTTGAACAGGAGCACAAAGTCTACCCGGAAGCAGTCAAACTATTCGTTGAGGGTAAACTTAAAGTGGAAGGTAGAATTGTAGTACACTCATAAATCAATACTCATTTATTTCTGGCAAAGCCAGGAAATATTTCACAAATATATTACTATCGAATCTAACGGTTGGTAACAATGTCTCATATCTCAGAAGTTGACCCGGATATTGCAGAGGCCCTCAGGCTGGAAGCAAACCGCCAGGATTACAAATTGAACCTGATCGCATCAGAGAACTATGCAAGCCGCGCAGTAATGCAGGCGCAGGGCTCTGTAATGACAAACAAATATGCTGAAGGCTATTCAGGAAAGCGCTACTACGGCGGATGCGAATTCGTTGATATTGCAGAAGACCTTGCCATTGAGAGAGCAAAGGAGATCTTCGGTGCAGAACATGTGAATGTCCAGCCACACTCCGGATCCGGTGCCAATATGGCATGTTATTTCTCAATAATCAAACCCGGTGACACCATAATGTCCATGGACCTTACACACGGTGGTCATCTTTCACATGGAAGCCCTGTTAACTTTGCAGGACAGCTCTATAATATAGTACCATATGGTGTTGACAAGGAAACAGAAGCCCTTGATTATGATGCGCTTATGGAAATGGCAAAAGAGAAGAAACCACGGATGATAGTTTGTGGTGCTTCAGCATACTCAAAAACAATTGATTTCAAGGCATTCAAAGATATAGCTGATGAAGTAGGAGCA
Encoded proteins:
- a CDS encoding PAS domain-containing protein; translation: MSNRAEINHLVNENKISNETMDIMPMVILFLDTKCSVSFVNKRILELTGYKEKEISGTQWFDVLVPHEFKSESRSIWDKFISGEITSVGDLEIPLLKTDGTKISVLWNAVSLTNDGLFKGIIISGEEIPQQKISRKELEESDLLFKRVVELSPISVALLDSNFSPIYFNRKFTETFGYTLEDVPEMDQWWEFVHPNQERRKTIFESWCSNQSSSWDEINNVDTKECRILCKNNSVKDILFNFAKITDSVSILVFKNITEMKAAKKAFFLDELRLEALVELNQFTGSTTNNEPISKRLLNFIPT
- a CDS encoding IS66 family transposase; this translates as MCIDREEILAVYEAGPEAVVELVTRLLGIIEHQSLQIAQLEERVRHLEEMLEKNSRNSSKPPSTDSYARNKPTVKSQRKKTNKHVGGQNGHPGTTLRINDDPDEVIVHPVNQCVNCGRSLASVPSDYERRQVFDIPPITINCIEHRCEIKTCPKCSHVNKALFPDGVTQPTQYGHRVKSFAVYLHTYQLLPYQRVTKLFSDILGCKISPATLVNTERSCFEKLGAFENTVKHLLKESPVINLDETGMRINAVRNWLHVAGTDKLTYYFAHRKRGSEAMDAMGILPGYTGVATHDFWKPYNKYECQHSLCNAHLLRELTGASENSDQQWPKIMSDLLICIKHHVDNDLLDTELIQRFSEDYDHITCLGVNENPPDPESNVRSKKRGRKKQTTVKNLLDRFIGHKEDILRFMYDQNVPFDNNQAERDIRMTKVQQKISGTFRSEQGAKNFCRIRGYVSTVNKNSESVIDAISAIFYGNSFVPKLQN
- a CDS encoding transcriptional regulator → MTKEILIHQIIDVLQQAGFIVSKRCNIRPRSFDLAARKNETLIFYKVLYNIDGLNEETAREMKSLARYLGGTAVLIGAKTRDQMLEDSVVYMRYEIPALSVQTLYDYFVEEVPPLVSAAPGGLYVSIDGDVLKEARKRTDMSLGALATELGVSRRTISKYEEGGMDASIDIVLHLEELLDVALAKSIDILRGFEKKANVEAKQEKVPETQPDDGILNMLYALGYQVMSTSQAPFKAISKDTSDTLLTGISTYSSAMIKRADLMSSISCVTRTKSVFIIDGQMKSETVENTILIEKCELDKLSGTEELAELIDERTKKHNINI
- the purN gene encoding phosphoribosylglycinamide formyltransferase, with amino-acid sequence MTTNIAVLVSGRGSNLQSIIDNIETGYIKNAKISVVISDVGDAYALERAQKHGITDVFIDPSDFSNKQDYEKDILEVLKDNDVDLILLAGYMRIVGKNLIAAYRNRIINIHPALLPSFKGLHAQQQAFDYGVKVSGCTVHFVDEGMDTGPIIIQKCVPVLDTDTADDLAARILEQEHKVYPEAVKLFVEGKLKVEGRIVVHS